Proteins co-encoded in one Acidobacteriota bacterium genomic window:
- a CDS encoding DUF2779 domain-containing protein — translation MKDRLNKTDFLRFLSCPNEFWLKLRMPLLFQTPTTLEYEHLREQGYAVERYVKKLEQFQPNEERSVDFQRVFQTNDLYAKSDIVVTNKETGILDIYEIKSSGSVKPEHLDDVSFQKIVAERCGFSVGRCFVITMNGEYVRHGDIDPEQLFVIKDVTEDILALAPTTEDQIKAARAYADSEPVASLVDYCTDNKLDCRFIKLNFPNLPDYTVFDIAFLKNDKRRELLSQGIVAITDVPDDFPLSKKQQVQVSAAKSGETMIDKQEIANRIEAWEYPLHFLDYETFAYAIPQFEGVRPFQQMCFQYSLHTIDRPGAAPRHSYFLSRGEDDPPRAMAESLRDAMSGGIGTVLVWYEAFEKTRNSEMAEMFPDLAEFFNEVNTKTYDLMKIFADKLYIHPDFKGRSSIKKILPVLVPELKYTDLGIGDGLTATISWYRAVKWDHMASADREQIFEDLEKYCELDTIAMVRIFEELLATLDPAARQCLSTSRRASALH, via the coding sequence ATGAAAGACCGCCTAAATAAAACCGATTTCCTCCGATTTTTGTCATGTCCGAATGAATTCTGGCTGAAGCTGCGTATGCCGCTGCTTTTCCAAACGCCAACAACACTCGAATATGAACATCTTCGAGAACAGGGCTACGCGGTTGAGCGATACGTCAAGAAACTGGAACAATTTCAGCCAAATGAAGAAAGGTCGGTAGATTTTCAGCGGGTGTTTCAAACTAACGACCTCTATGCCAAAAGCGACATCGTCGTCACCAATAAAGAAACGGGCATTCTCGACATTTATGAAATTAAAAGCTCTGGCTCGGTCAAACCCGAGCATCTGGACGATGTTTCATTTCAGAAGATCGTTGCAGAACGATGCGGCTTTTCGGTTGGCCGATGCTTCGTAATAACAATGAATGGCGAATATGTTCGCCACGGCGATATCGATCCTGAGCAACTGTTTGTCATCAAAGATGTTACTGAGGACATCTTGGCCCTGGCTCCTACAACCGAAGATCAGATCAAGGCTGCAAGGGCGTATGCTGATTCGGAGCCTGTTGCTTCGCTCGTAGATTACTGTACTGATAACAAACTCGATTGCCGTTTCATTAAGCTTAACTTTCCTAATCTTCCTGATTACACCGTCTTCGACATCGCTTTCTTAAAGAACGACAAGCGCCGCGAATTGCTATCTCAGGGAATTGTCGCTATCACTGACGTCCCGGACGACTTCCCGCTATCAAAAAAACAGCAGGTCCAGGTTTCCGCCGCAAAATCCGGAGAGACAATGATCGATAAGCAGGAGATCGCGAACCGCATAGAAGCATGGGAATATCCACTCCATTTCCTGGATTATGAAACGTTTGCCTATGCGATACCGCAGTTCGAAGGCGTTCGCCCGTTTCAGCAGATGTGCTTCCAATATTCGCTTCACACGATCGATCGCCCTGGCGCCGCTCCGAGGCATTCTTACTTCCTTTCTCGCGGTGAGGATGATCCGCCAAGGGCGATGGCAGAAAGCTTGCGTGACGCGATGTCAGGCGGGATCGGGACGGTTCTCGTTTGGTATGAAGCGTTTGAGAAGACCCGAAACAGCGAGATGGCCGAGATGTTTCCCGATCTGGCCGAGTTTTTTAACGAAGTTAATACCAAGACGTACGATCTGATGAAGATCTTTGCGGATAAACTGTACATTCATCCAGATTTCAAAGGCAGGAGTTCTATTAAAAAGATACTGCCCGTACTTGTTCCCGAATTGAAATACACTGACCTCGGCATTGGCGACGGCCTGACGGCGACGATAAGCTGGTATCGTGCCGTAAAATGGGATCACATGGCTTCCGCCGATAGAGAGCAGATCTTCGAGGACCTCGAGAAATACTGCGAACTCGATACGATCGCTATGGTCAGGATCTTTGAGGAATTGCTCGCAACCCTCGATCCGGCGGCGAGACAGTGTCTATCAACTAGTCGGCGAGCCAGCGCTCTGCACTAG
- the tsaD gene encoding tRNA (adenosine(37)-N6)-threonylcarbamoyltransferase complex transferase subunit TsaD has product MLALGIESSCDETAAAVVRDGREIVSSIIASQIEMHRPWGGVVPELASREHLEKIEQIVAEAITQAGCSFTDIDAIAVTQGPGLIGSLLVGVCYAKSLAYALDIPFIGVNHIEGHVYSVAFENPPIEYPALALIVSGGHTNIFEIPEEGLYRVVSRTRDDAAGEAFDKVSKMLGLGYPGGPIIERLAKEGDPKKVKFPQAKISDGRLDLSFSGLKTAVARYLRENDIKPLEPGEEAAQEIKDVAASFQAAVIKALVGTMEKLARENEPKTLVVAGGVACNLALNLAANEAGRKLGLPVYFPSKHLSTDNAAMIAAAGHFYLNKGLAADMRMTADVTMRLQNLGNDEDIRGRGKVKYRM; this is encoded by the coding sequence ATGTTGGCTTTAGGTATCGAAAGCTCGTGTGATGAGACAGCCGCGGCAGTGGTTCGCGATGGCCGTGAGATCGTCTCGTCTATAATTGCTTCGCAGATCGAAATGCACCGCCCGTGGGGCGGAGTTGTGCCTGAACTGGCTTCGCGTGAACATCTCGAAAAGATCGAGCAGATAGTCGCCGAGGCGATCACACAGGCTGGGTGTTCATTTACTGACATCGACGCAATTGCCGTCACGCAGGGGCCGGGATTGATCGGTTCGCTGCTGGTTGGCGTTTGCTACGCAAAATCGCTCGCATATGCTCTCGATATTCCGTTCATAGGTGTAAACCATATCGAGGGCCACGTTTATTCAGTTGCATTTGAGAATCCACCGATCGAATACCCAGCACTCGCACTGATCGTTTCCGGTGGCCATACGAATATTTTCGAGATCCCTGAAGAAGGCTTGTACAGAGTTGTGTCGAGAACTCGCGATGATGCCGCCGGTGAAGCGTTCGACAAGGTTTCGAAGATGCTCGGCCTCGGCTATCCCGGCGGTCCGATAATCGAAAGGCTGGCTAAGGAAGGCGATCCTAAAAAGGTAAAATTCCCGCAGGCAAAGATCTCGGACGGACGTCTTGATCTTAGTTTTAGTGGATTGAAAACGGCAGTTGCCCGATATCTTCGCGAGAATGATATCAAACCGCTCGAGCCGGGCGAGGAAGCTGCGCAAGAGATCAAGGATGTGGCGGCCAGCTTTCAGGCTGCGGTTATAAAGGCGCTGGTGGGTACAATGGAAAAACTAGCCCGAGAGAATGAGCCAAAAACGCTGGTCGTCGCGGGCGGCGTGGCCTGCAACCTCGCCCTTAATCTAGCGGCGAACGAAGCCGGCAGAAAGCTTGGTTTGCCAGTCTATTTCCCATCAAAGCATCTCTCGACCGACAACGCGGCGATGATCGCTGCGGCTGGCCATTTTTACTTGAACAAAGGCCTCGCGGCAGACATGAGAATGACGGCGGACGTTACAATGCGGCTTCAGAATCTTGGGAATGATGAAGATATCCGCGGTCGTGGTAAGGTCAAATATAGGATGTGA
- a CDS encoding LD-carboxypeptidase, with product MNRRDLIKGAAALPLLGQTMTGKSAERPKLIKPKRLLPGDAVGLIAPASGVTAETWERAIKNIEDLGFKPVVGKFARGINGFLSGTDKERLSDLHWAFSDPAIKAVWCVRGGGGAPRLLPDIDYSLIRKNPKILIGFSDITALHLAIHQNCGLVTFHGPVASSQYPDYTKGHLLNVISRPSSPYKIGVSEFNMAKESPFYRTEVINKGKCRGRLIGGNLALLSALAGTKYALADLKGKILFIEEVNEPPYRIDRMLTQLRQSVDLRAVAGIALGVFEDTSASAGKTAQPVLDVIKDRLGDLGKPLIYGLSLGHIRDNITIPYGIEAELDVDDATLTYLESAVI from the coding sequence ATGAACCGACGAGATCTGATAAAAGGCGCAGCCGCCCTTCCGCTACTCGGACAAACAATGACGGGAAAGAGCGCAGAACGGCCAAAACTGATCAAACCCAAACGGCTCTTGCCGGGGGATGCGGTCGGGCTAATTGCTCCGGCTAGTGGGGTTACGGCTGAGACTTGGGAACGGGCTATCAAGAATATCGAGGACCTGGGCTTTAAGCCGGTAGTGGGGAAGTTTGCTCGCGGGATAAATGGTTTTCTATCGGGAACCGATAAAGAACGGCTCAGTGACCTGCATTGGGCATTCAGCGACCCGGCGATAAAAGCCGTATGGTGCGTGCGTGGCGGCGGCGGGGCACCGCGTTTACTGCCTGATATCGACTATTCGCTTATTCGCAAGAACCCGAAAATACTTATCGGATTCTCGGATATTACGGCACTTCATCTCGCGATCCACCAGAACTGCGGGCTCGTCACATTTCACGGCCCGGTGGCTTCTTCGCAGTATCCTGATTACACAAAAGGCCATCTGCTCAATGTTATCAGCAGACCGAGTTCGCCTTATAAAATAGGGGTTTCTGAGTTCAATATGGCCAAAGAATCGCCATTTTATCGAACTGAGGTCATCAACAAAGGCAAATGCCGCGGCCGTCTGATCGGCGGCAATCTCGCGCTCCTTTCCGCCCTCGCCGGAACCAAATACGCTCTGGCAGATCTCAAAGGCAAGATATTGTTCATCGAGGAGGTGAACGAACCGCCTTACCGCATTGACCGAATGTTGACGCAGCTCCGGCAAAGTGTTGACCTGCGGGCAGTTGCAGGCATCGCCCTCGGCGTTTTCGAAGACACGAGTGCGTCGGCCGGGAAGACCGCGCAACCGGTTCTGGATGTCATCAAAGACCGTCTCGGAGACCTCGGAAAGCCGCTTATTTACGGTCTCTCGTTAGGACATATTCGCGACAATATCACGATCCCATACGGCATCGAGGCTGAACTGGATGTTGATGATGCGACGTTAACGTATTTGGAAAGTGCAGTTATTTAG
- a CDS encoding RNA-binding protein, whose protein sequence is MSMKLYVGNLSFGTTNQDLNDLFGAIGAVESTNIIEDRETGRSRGFGFVEMSSQADGEAAIAQLNGKEVDGRELKVNEAKPQEKRGGFGGGGGGRGGGGGRDRGYGGGGGGGYGGGGRY, encoded by the coding sequence ATGTCAATGAAATTATACGTAGGAAATCTTTCCTTCGGCACAACCAACCAGGATCTTAATGACCTCTTTGGAGCCATCGGTGCAGTCGAATCAACAAACATCATCGAAGACCGCGAAACCGGCCGCTCACGCGGATTCGGCTTCGTCGAAATGTCATCGCAGGCTGATGGCGAAGCAGCTATCGCCCAGCTCAACGGTAAAGAAGTAGACGGTCGTGAACTTAAAGTCAACGAAGCTAAGCCACAGGAAAAGCGTGGTGGATTCGGTGGCGGCGGTGGTGGACGTGGTGGCGGCGGTGGCCGTGATCGCGGCTACGGCGGTGGCGGTGGTGGTGGATATGGCGGCGGCGGTCGCTACTAA
- a CDS encoding protein kinase has product MTPERWRQIEEIFHEALELDTAARDEFLRASANGDDELRVEVEKLLDQFEDASSFIEQPLYDSAKSGVLQALLDESDDDPMVGKLLGNYRIEREIGRGGMGAVYEAYRADGEFRLRVALKVVKRGIDTDFVLKRFRNERQILAALDHPFITRLIDGGTTDDGRPYFVMEFIDGLPLYRYCDKNRLSLNERLQLFCRVTEAVEYAHQKLIIHRDLKPSNIFIAHDGSPRLLDFGIAKLLDPELASDTLQPTATALRMMTVDYASPEQVRGEKVTIATDIYSLGVILFELLTAHRPYKIKSRLPHDIARAICDEEPYLASVAAGSPDPDLPVVRVNPAAPTLTGIPDLDTDSPERLADLLRGNIDSIITKALRKEPGERYATVAEFREDIERHLNGDDVQIPTFYTSSTFYTSSTKVSVSPSAEKNTLVAVLPLSLLGPTGSETTDESYLMVGLADAIISRLTRVRRLTVRPTSSITRYNEHQINPFRAGMELGVDFVLDGRIRRFGERLRISLQLLDVKQGSAIWAGHFDENLTDVLALEDAISRQVADALIPHLTGKDHEKLSKRSTNDPAAHEAYLRGRFYWNQFTSQSLPKALEAYKAAVHIDPNYAQAHSAISEFYIWAGIYGLIPTVEAYRNAWDYVHSALAIEPELAEAHAANGLLLNNEFRYGPAETSFLRSISLNPKYALAREWYGALLIGNGRFDEGIEQMELSEQLDPMSLRTKILMVWYYYQTGQYDRALVKADEVISIDPNYPQGHLQRGNALSFLGRHEEGIEALARGNEMMPSAALVEYHLCFAYQRAGRLEEAKKLADSMEARSRTEFVKPYFLGMANFAVGRTDKGFYYLETALNERDAWLVWVGTEPNLQPLHNDPRFKRIIAATHREIFNGRVRVNDQKLPFDTSYHISEAVTEPLGDSNTMEFAPAFFRRHRIGIAVVAALSLLITIGYFSGILSFSFQPGQQIALRQMQGAPRSIAVLPFENETGDDANNYISDGLSDALTLQLASYPEIRPVTRTSIAPLKKNNLDGQAIGRELGVESVLTGKLTRRDDGFSLNLQHVNVADGKVLFSMFFIETPDKMLSLQGEMTKLTIEKLQLKADTVTSGQPRSYTANNEAFSLYLKAEYSRQKGTPAGTNESIDFYKQAIQFDPNYALAYQGLALSYRMAPAFGTHSPQEAYPLAKAAAMKALAIDPSLGSAHVPLASIKFVWDWDFAGAETEYKEAIRLSPNNAEAHYSYGNALVALGRADEALNELRIAQQLDPLSMTIASNTAWALYIAGRLDEAEVQIRQVLARDPNYPRAHLVLGEIYLERGKYDQSISSFQRSKQLAGDPLTDMAIGHVYGVAGRSAEARKIAAELEAKVLKKEVSAFLPAVVYAGLDEKDKAFYWLERAYQERSNWLTLVKVGRRLKTLHGDPRFDDLLKRIGF; this is encoded by the coding sequence ATGACTCCTGAACGTTGGCGGCAAATCGAAGAGATCTTTCACGAGGCTTTGGAGCTCGATACGGCTGCGCGCGACGAATTTCTCAGAGCGTCGGCGAATGGCGACGACGAGTTGCGAGTTGAGGTCGAAAAGCTTCTCGATCAGTTCGAAGACGCGAGCAGCTTTATTGAACAGCCGTTATATGACAGTGCCAAAAGCGGGGTTTTGCAAGCATTGCTCGACGAAAGCGATGACGACCCGATGGTCGGGAAACTGCTCGGCAATTACCGCATCGAACGTGAGATCGGCCGCGGCGGCATGGGAGCCGTCTATGAGGCGTATCGGGCGGATGGGGAATTTCGTCTTCGTGTAGCTCTCAAAGTCGTAAAACGCGGCATCGACACCGATTTTGTCCTTAAGCGATTTCGCAACGAACGCCAGATACTCGCTGCCCTGGACCACCCATTTATCACCCGCCTGATCGACGGCGGCACGACTGATGACGGACGTCCGTATTTCGTCATGGAGTTCATCGACGGCCTGCCGCTTTATCGCTATTGCGATAAGAACCGCTTGTCCCTTAACGAGCGGCTTCAGCTTTTTTGCCGCGTGACCGAGGCGGTCGAATACGCTCATCAAAAGCTTATCATTCACCGCGATCTAAAGCCGTCAAATATCTTTATCGCTCATGACGGAAGCCCGCGGCTGCTCGATTTTGGCATCGCAAAGCTTCTCGATCCGGAATTGGCTTCGGACACCTTGCAGCCGACAGCGACGGCTCTTCGGATGATGACGGTCGATTACGCGAGCCCGGAGCAGGTTCGCGGCGAAAAGGTGACGATCGCAACTGACATCTACAGCCTGGGCGTGATCCTGTTCGAATTGCTGACGGCTCATCGCCCGTATAAAATAAAAAGCCGCTTGCCGCACGACATCGCAAGGGCGATCTGCGACGAAGAGCCGTATCTCGCGAGCGTTGCGGCCGGCAGCCCCGATCCCGACTTGCCGGTTGTCAGGGTCAACCCGGCGGCTCCAACATTGACCGGCATTCCAGATCTCGACACGGACTCGCCTGAGAGGCTTGCTGATCTGCTGCGAGGCAACATCGACAGCATTATCACAAAGGCCCTGCGAAAGGAACCGGGCGAGAGGTACGCCACTGTCGCGGAATTCCGCGAGGACATCGAACGCCATCTGAACGGCGACGATGTCCAGATCCCCACGTTCTATACGTCGAGTACCTTCTATACGTCGAGTACCAAGGTCTCGGTATCGCCGTCGGCTGAGAAGAATACTTTGGTCGCTGTTCTTCCCCTGAGTCTGCTCGGGCCAACCGGATCTGAGACCACGGACGAATCCTACCTGATGGTAGGGCTTGCGGATGCGATAATTTCCCGGTTGACGAGGGTTCGCAGGTTGACCGTCCGTCCGACAAGTTCGATAACCCGCTACAACGAACATCAGATCAATCCGTTTCGAGCAGGAATGGAACTTGGCGTCGATTTCGTCCTCGATGGGCGCATTCGCCGCTTTGGCGAACGGCTGCGAATCTCGTTGCAATTGCTTGACGTAAAACAAGGTTCGGCTATCTGGGCTGGCCATTTTGATGAAAATCTAACTGACGTCCTTGCTCTAGAAGACGCGATCTCGCGACAGGTCGCTGATGCGCTCATTCCGCATCTGACCGGAAAGGACCACGAGAAACTATCGAAACGGAGTACCAACGACCCTGCGGCCCACGAGGCTTATCTTCGCGGGCGATTTTATTGGAATCAGTTCACGTCTCAATCACTTCCAAAGGCGCTCGAAGCTTACAAGGCCGCGGTGCATATCGATCCGAACTACGCTCAAGCCCACAGTGCGATCTCTGAATTCTACATCTGGGCCGGAATATATGGCTTGATCCCAACCGTCGAAGCGTACAGGAACGCTTGGGACTATGTGCATTCCGCTTTGGCCATCGAGCCTGAGCTTGCCGAAGCTCACGCCGCCAACGGTTTGCTGCTGAATAATGAATTTCGCTATGGGCCTGCAGAGACCAGTTTTCTTCGCTCGATATCCCTGAATCCGAAGTACGCCCTGGCCCGCGAATGGTATGGCGCTCTTTTGATAGGCAATGGCCGCTTTGACGAAGGCATCGAGCAGATGGAACTTTCGGAGCAGCTTGACCCGATGTCGCTGCGGACGAAAATCCTGATGGTCTGGTACTACTACCAAACCGGCCAGTACGATAGGGCGTTGGTGAAGGCTGATGAAGTGATCTCGATCGATCCTAATTATCCGCAAGGCCACCTGCAGCGAGGCAACGCACTCAGTTTTCTCGGCCGCCACGAGGAAGGTATCGAAGCGCTCGCTCGCGGCAACGAGATGATGCCATCTGCCGCTTTGGTTGAATATCACCTGTGTTTCGCGTATCAGCGTGCGGGACGTCTCGAAGAGGCTAAAAAGCTCGCGGACTCGATGGAGGCTCGGTCTAGAACGGAATTTGTAAAGCCGTATTTTCTTGGCATGGCAAATTTTGCGGTGGGACGGACTGACAAGGGCTTTTATTATCTCGAGACAGCCCTCAACGAACGCGATGCCTGGCTTGTTTGGGTTGGTACCGAGCCCAATCTCCAACCGCTCCACAACGACCCCCGCTTTAAACGGATAATTGCCGCGACACACCGCGAGATCTTCAACGGCAGGGTTAGGGTAAATGACCAAAAACTTCCGTTCGATACGTCGTATCATATCTCCGAAGCGGTGACCGAGCCCTTGGGCGACAGCAACACGATGGAGTTCGCTCCGGCTTTCTTTCGGCGGCATCGGATCGGTATTGCGGTTGTGGCAGCGTTGAGTTTACTTATTACGATCGGATATTTTTCGGGGATACTTAGTTTTTCGTTCCAGCCTGGTCAGCAGATCGCACTTCGTCAGATGCAGGGAGCACCGCGTTCGATCGCGGTACTGCCATTCGAGAATGAGACGGGTGACGATGCCAACAACTACATCTCGGACGGCCTGAGTGATGCCTTGACACTGCAATTAGCTTCATATCCGGAGATCCGTCCGGTCACCCGCACATCGATCGCACCGCTCAAAAAGAATAACCTCGACGGGCAGGCGATCGGCCGCGAACTCGGCGTGGAGAGCGTCTTGACCGGAAAGCTAACGCGACGCGACGATGGATTCTCGCTCAACCTGCAGCACGTCAACGTAGCGGACGGCAAGGTGCTGTTCTCAATGTTCTTCATTGAAACGCCCGACAAGATGCTTTCTCTTCAAGGCGAGATGACCAAGCTCACAATTGAAAAGCTCCAATTAAAGGCCGATACCGTCACATCCGGACAGCCGAGAAGTTACACCGCCAACAACGAGGCGTTCTCGCTTTACCTCAAAGCTGAATACAGCCGCCAAAAAGGTACGCCGGCCGGCACGAATGAGAGCATCGATTTCTATAAGCAGGCGATCCAATTCGACCCGAATTATGCTCTCGCGTATCAGGGATTAGCCCTTTCGTATCGGATGGCTCCGGCCTTTGGGACCCATTCGCCTCAGGAAGCTTATCCGCTCGCCAAAGCGGCTGCGATGAAAGCACTGGCGATCGACCCGTCGCTGGGTTCCGCCCACGTTCCGCTAGCGTCGATAAAATTTGTTTGGGACTGGGATTTTGCGGGAGCTGAAACCGAATACAAAGAAGCGATCAGGCTTTCGCCGAATAATGCTGAGGCACATTACAGTTATGGCAACGCCCTCGTCGCGTTGGGCCGGGCGGATGAGGCTCTGAACGAACTCAGGATCGCCCAGCAGCTCGATCCGCTTTCGATGACAATTGCCTCAAATACGGCTTGGGCTTTATACATCGCCGGACGTCTTGATGAAGCCGAAGTACAGATCCGCCAGGTCCTCGCCCGAGATCCCAATTATCCGCGTGCCCACCTTGTACTCGGCGAGATCTATCTCGAACGCGGAAAATATGATCAATCGATCTCATCGTTTCAGCGATCAAAGCAGCTTGCGGGCGACCCGCTGACGGACATGGCGATCGGCCACGTGTACGGTGTCGCCGGCCGCAGTGCCGAGGCCCGAAAGATCGCTGCGGAACTCGAGGCCAAGGTCCTGAAAAAAGAGGTTTCTGCCTTTCTGCCAGCCGTCGTTTACGCCGGCCTGGATGAAAAAGACAAGGCCTTTTACTGGCTCGAGCGTGCCTATCAGGAGCGCTCGAACTGGCTCACCCTAGTAAAAGTGGGCCGCCGCCTGAAAACCCTCCACGGCGACCCGCGGTTTGACGATCTGCTCAAACGCATCGGATTCTAG
- a CDS encoding M20/M25/M40 family metallo-hydrolase gives MNDKPAAGSAVFVRLPADAPPNAMQSLMGMVTAGASIVLVEETAQYRANWANMAGRRISFTSAPKPSAVIVVSKDAASAISAMADGTRIEFGGKVTSTQSQTWNAMGKITGSDPKLTAEVILLTSHLDHLGVRESAPGTDKIFNGADDDASGSVAVLEMARVLGAGKKPKRTVYFVCFGSEEAGGYGASWFVNNLPVAKDKLVANLEFEMIGRPDEKVKPEELWLTGYERSNLGPELAKRGAKLVQDPHPDQNFFMRSDNIQLARAGIIAHTVSSFGLHKDYHQASDEVKTIDFVHMTRSINSMVKPIQWLVNSNFVPAWNAGGKP, from the coding sequence ATGAACGACAAGCCAGCGGCCGGATCGGCTGTTTTTGTCAGGTTACCGGCCGATGCTCCGCCGAATGCGATGCAGAGCTTGATGGGAATGGTAACCGCAGGTGCGTCGATCGTTCTTGTTGAGGAAACGGCCCAATACCGGGCAAATTGGGCAAATATGGCGGGACGCAGAATATCGTTCACCTCGGCCCCTAAACCGTCAGCCGTAATTGTAGTTAGCAAAGACGCCGCTTCCGCAATTTCAGCAATGGCCGACGGAACACGGATCGAATTCGGCGGCAAGGTTACCTCGACCCAATCGCAAACCTGGAATGCGATGGGCAAAATTACCGGATCTGATCCCAAACTTACCGCCGAAGTTATCCTGCTCACGTCGCACCTCGACCATCTCGGCGTTCGTGAGAGTGCACCCGGCACCGACAAGATCTTTAACGGGGCCGACGACGATGCTTCGGGTTCTGTCGCCGTGCTCGAAATGGCTCGCGTGCTTGGAGCCGGGAAGAAGCCAAAGCGAACCGTTTACTTTGTTTGCTTTGGCAGCGAAGAAGCGGGCGGTTACGGTGCGAGCTGGTTCGTAAATAATCTACCGGTCGCTAAGGATAAGCTCGTGGCGAATCTTGAATTTGAAATGATCGGCCGCCCCGACGAAAAGGTTAAACCGGAAGAGCTTTGGCTGACGGGTTACGAGCGTTCGAATCTCGGGCCCGAACTGGCGAAACGCGGTGCGAAACTCGTTCAGGATCCGCATCCCGATCAGAATTTCTTTATGCGTTCCGATAATATCCAGCTCGCTCGTGCCGGGATCATCGCCCACACAGTGTCGAGCTTTGGCCTGCACAAGGATTATCATCAGGCGAGCGACGAGGTAAAAACGATCGATTTCGTCCACATGACGCGTTCGATCAATTCGATGGTCAAGCCTATACAGTGGCTCGTGAATTCGAATTTTGTTCCTGCCTGGAACGCAGGCGGAAAGCCCTAA
- a CDS encoding sigma-70 family RNA polymerase sigma factor, with protein MSTQGVTNLLIELSNGKREVVDELLPLIYDELKRIAANYLRRERRDHTLQPTALVNEAYMKMIDITQVSWQNKAHFVGVAANQMRRILVDHARHHNAQKRGGEFHIMTLNEEIDASDEQSADLIALDDALTELAKMDPVKAQIVELRYFGGLTTDETAEVLGVSSITIKRHWKMTKAWLYGQLTKS; from the coding sequence ATGAGCACTCAAGGCGTTACAAACCTGCTGATCGAATTGTCCAATGGCAAACGGGAGGTCGTCGACGAGTTACTGCCGCTGATCTACGACGAATTGAAGCGTATCGCCGCCAACTACCTCCGCCGCGAGCGCCGCGATCACACGCTCCAGCCCACTGCTCTCGTCAACGAAGCGTACATGAAAATGATCGACATCACGCAGGTGTCCTGGCAGAATAAGGCCCATTTTGTGGGGGTTGCAGCCAATCAGATGCGGCGAATCCTCGTTGATCATGCCCGCCATCACAACGCTCAAAAACGCGGCGGCGAGTTTCACATCATGACCCTCAACGAAGAGATCGACGCATCCGACGAACAAAGTGCCGACCTCATCGCACTCGACGACGCCCTGACCGAACTCGCCAAAATGGATCCCGTAAAAGCCCAGATCGTCGAACTAAGATACTTCGGCGGCCTGACCACGGACGAAACTGCCGAAGTCCTCGGCGTCTCTTCTATTACCATAAAAAGACATTGGAAGATGACAAAGGCATGGCTTTATGGCCAATTGACGAAAAGCTAG
- a CDS encoding VOC family protein, with protein MASSASIFRIFIPVTDFDRAVAFYQRLLDEQGRAIHRGRQYFVCGAVILAVIENSGSPISDHIYFSVASLETFFTRAKELGCLERSDIHGSPSDEIQVRPWGERSFYARDPFGNGLCFVDETTLFTGI; from the coding sequence ATGGCAAGCTCGGCATCAATATTTCGAATTTTCATTCCGGTAACCGATTTTGACCGGGCGGTAGCCTTTTATCAACGCCTTCTTGACGAGCAAGGCCGTGCGATCCATCGCGGTAGGCAGTATTTTGTATGCGGTGCAGTTATACTCGCGGTGATCGAGAATAGTGGGTCACCGATCAGCGATCACATCTACTTTTCCGTTGCGAGCCTTGAGACGTTTTTCACCCGGGCGAAGGAACTCGGATGTCTAGAACGATCAGATATCCACGGTTCTCCGTCCGATGAGATCCAAGTGCGGCCATGGGGCGAGCGGTCGTTTTATGCACGCGATCCGTTTGGGAATGGACTTTGTTTTGTTGACGAAACGACGCTCTTCACGGGCATTTGA